From the genome of Gryllotalpicola protaetiae:
CACAGTGACCGCCACGCTGCGCTGAATCACCTCGGTAACCATCAGGGGCGTCGACGGGACGCTCTCAACATAAGAAGGATCGCGCCCATGGCCATCGGGCTAGGAAACCAAACCGTCGTCGTGCTCGGGGGAACGTCGGGGATCGGCTACGAGGTTGCGCGGCAGGCGCACGCGGCCGGTGCCACGGTGCTGATCACCGGCCGCGACCAGAAGCGGCTCGACGCAGCTACGCGCTCCCTGCCCGGGACCACCGGCAGCCGCTTCGATGTCACGAACCGCGACGAGCTGGCAGCCTTCCTCGCCGCCGCGGAGGCACCCATAGGGCACGTCTTCGTCGGAGCCGGATCGCCGTACTACGCCCTGCTCGCAGACCTCGACGCACACGAAGCTGCACACGCGGTAGGAGGAGCGCTCGAGCTGATGATCAACCTCGCACAACTCGCGGCGCCACGCATGGCCGAAGGCGGCACCCTGCTCTTCATGGGAGGGACGGCGGCGCGGCATCCCGCCCCCGGACTGACCGCCATCGGTGCCTCTATCGGCGCGACAAGTGCCGCCGTGGCGAACCTTGCGCTCGAAATCGCTCCCGTGCGCATGAACCTCATCGCCGCAGGGTTCGTCGACACGCCGCTGTCCGCACGGCTCCTGGGAGAGAACCTTGAGGTCAGGCGGCAGGAGCTGCGCTCCACACTGCCGATTCGGCGCGTCGTACAGGCCACCGACGTCGCCTCGCTCGCCATCCACCTGATGGAGAACACCGCCATCACCGGAGCGGTGATCGACATCGACGGCGGCCAGCAGCTGCTTCCTACCGTCGGCGCGTGAATGAAAGGGGAGAACCCGAATGTACGAAGACAACCAATTCGAGCTCGTCGCACTGGAACGGGAAACCGACCCTGACCTCGACGTGGCTCGCGACGGAGGAAGACTGTCCGTCCACGGTCGCGCCTTCATCGTCTACGCCAACGGAACACTTCTGGCAAACCTGCCGACCGTCCGCGCAACCGACCTGATCACACGCGGCGTTGCCACAGCGGCGGCCGCCGTCGAGCCCGGGCCGGGGCGCTGGGTAGCGATCTCCGACACCGAGGATTGGTCGGAACTGGCAGAAGAGTCCCACCAATTCGTCGGCGAACCGCCGGTCGGCCGGGCATCGTGATCCGGAATCAACGAGAGCGCGCGGTCTCGCTGCGCCGCGACAGAAACTGAGGCACGCAACAGTGAACATTGAAAACTCCGTCGTCCTAATCACGGGGGCCAACGGCGGGCTGGGGGCGGAGTTCGTAGAACAGGCGCTGAGCCGCGGCGCTCAGCGGGTATACGCGAGCGCTCGGACCCCCCGCCCTTGGTCCAGTGGGCGGGTTGTGCCGCTCTCCTTGGATGTCACATCGCAGGAATCAATCGACAAGGCTGCTGCCATCGCCACTGATGTCGACATCGTGATCAACAACGCCGGCCGAAACACCCGCCAAGGGCTCCTGGACAGCGAGCTCGAGACGACGCGCGCGATCTTCGAGACGAACGTCTTCGGGCAGATTGCGGTCACGAAGGCCTTCGCCCCGGCGCTCGCGGCGCATGGAGGCGGCGCACTGGTCAATGTGCTTTCCGTGATGAGCTGGGTTCCACGCCGTGGCGCATACAACCCATCGAAGGCGGCGTTCTGGTCCGTCACGAACTCCCTCCGACTGGAGCTCGCCGCACAGAACACGCAGGTAGTGGGTGCGCATCTCAGCTTCACCGACACGCCCATGACCGCCGACCTGACGGTGCCGAAAGCGACCGCGGCCGACATCGTCCGGGCGATCTACGACGGCGTCCAGAACGGTGAGATCGAGGTGCTCGCGGACGAGCCGAGCCGAAACGTCAAGGCTCTTCTCGCCGGCGACGTGCGCAACCTCGAGGGCGCCCTCTTCACGTAGTCGTGTCGACCTCGTCTGGTGCCGGCTCCTGCCCGGGATGCATCTGGGCGGGGCCGTCGCGCCGAATGCGATAGGCGATCAGAGCAGCGACGACTCCGCCGGCCACGGCCACGACGGCCCCGAAGTAGGGCGTCGCTCCGACTCCGAACCAGTTGACGACACGACCTCCACCGAACGAGCCGGCGGCGATGCCGACGTTGAACGCGGAAACCGTCAGCGACGCCGCGATCTGAGGGATGTCCGGGGCTGCGGCTACGACGAGCAGTTGCAGGAATGTCGCCATCCCGAAACCGACCGCTCCCCAGAGCACCAGCGCGACGAGTGTGCCCGCGAGCGAATGAGCCACTGCGCCTACGAGGATCAGCGCGGCAGCGAGCCCGAACAGGCCACCGGCCGGACTGGACGATGGGAACCGGTCTCCGATCGGCCCCGCGGCAAAGGTGCCGGCGGCCGCGGCCGCCCCGAAGACGATCAGCACCGCGCTGACGGCGGACGGAGCGACGTCGGTCACGCGGATGAGAAGGGGGCTGATGTACGTGTATGCGAGCAGGTTGGCGGCGAAGCCCAGCGCGGCCACAAGAAGGGCAACCAACAGCCGGGGGCGGACAGCAAGCCGCAACTGCCTCCCCAGACCCACCGAGGGTCCCGGCTGTACCGGCCTGAGCAGTGCCCAGTTGAGCACGAGGGCGAGGAACCCGAGGGCGGAGATCGCCACAAACGGGCTCCGCCATCCCCAATGGTCGCCAAGGAGTGCACCCAGCGGCACCCCGACGACGAGCGCCACCGTCAGGCCGCCGAACAATACGGCGACGGCCTTTCCCCGGCGGTTCTCGTCGACCAGCCCGAGAGCTAGCGCGACGGCGGTCGCAACGAAGCTTGCGTGGCTGAATGAGGCCAGCACGCGCGCAATGACCAGAATTCCGAAGCTCGGGGCGAACGCGGTCGCGAGATTAGCGAGGATGAAGATGCCCATCCAAAACAGCAGGAGTCGTTTCCGCTCGAAGCGACCGGTCACGGCCACAAGTACCGGCCCGGCGACGGCGATCCCGATCGCATAGGACGTCACAAGCAGTCCTGCTGTCGCGATCGGCACATGGAAGCTGCCGGAGATGTCCGGCAGGATCCCCACGACTACGAATTCGGTGGTGCCGATGGTGAACATGCTGAACGCCAGGGCAATGATGGCGGCGGGCATCTGTCTCCGTTCACGCGCCCCGGTTCCTCTGGACGCTGACTGGCGGTGGGCCGCCGGCGGGCGGCCCACCAGGGATTGCGACTTATACCGTCGCGTGAACTGCGTCGAGGATCACTGCGGCGACCTCGTGCGAGCGTGAGAGGGCGATCGAGTGGGATCCGCCCTCCAGCTCGGTGAGCTTCGCGCCGACCTTCGCTGCCGCGGCGCGCTGGTAGGACGGGTCCGCCGCCTTGTCCTCAGTGCCGAGAACCCACCAGGAGGGGAGTCTGCGCCAGGCGGGCTCGACCGCCAGGGGCTCCCCGAGGCCGAGCGCCGATACCGGACGCTGGTTCACGGCTCCGGCCGCAGCCTCGTCGTCGGTCACGTCGGCGGCAAAAACCTCGCGGTAGCGCTCGGCCTGGATCGTCAGATCCGGGAGATCCGAGCCCGGCGCCGTCCAGGGCGCAAGAGCCTCGGTGAGCGGAGGGGCCGGGAAGTCAGCGCTGGAGCTCTGAGCGCTCTCGCCCTTGTCGATTCCGAACGCCCCGACGAAGACCAGCGCCTTCACGTTCTCAGCGCCGCTCGCCGCGTAGGTGATGACCGGGCCGCCATAGCTGTGGCCGACCAGCACCACGTCTCCCGGCGTTTGGGCGACGACGCTCGAGACGTACTCGCCGTCAGAGCTGAGACCACGCAGCGGGTTCGCCACAGTCCGCGCCTCCACTCCCTCGTCGCGCAAATGCGCAATCACCTTGTTCCATGAGGCGCCGTCCGTGAACGCGCCGTGCACCAGAAGCACAGTTGCCGACATGGCAGATTCCCTTTCGTTTTCGGCAAATTACGGCCCTCAGCGGGCTTGCTGTGCGCCGATGCCGCTGGCGCCGCACAACCTGTCTAGCATTCTGCAAGTTAGGGTAGCACTGCCGGTCTCCGCGACGGATGCCGCCGCCATATGAGGGCTGCAACACGGTGTCTGGTGGCCGCGCACCCCACTCCCACGATTTGAAAGAGGCATCATGGTTTCTTTGAACAACGCCGTCGTTCTCGTCACCGGCGCGAATGGCGGCCTCGGGCGAGAGTTCGTCGCCCAAGCGCTGCAGCGAGGGGCTGCCAAGGTCTATGCCACCGCGCGGACTCCGCAGGAGTGGAGAGATCCGCGAGTGGTCGCCTTGAGGTTGGACGTGACTGACTCCGAGTCGATTGCCGCGGCAGCGGCCGAGGCAGCTGACACCACCGTCGTGGTGAACAACGCCGGGATCTACCGCCTGGAGGACCATCTCATCTCCTCTACGACGGAAGAGATTCGGGCGATGTTCGAGACCAACTTCTTCGGTCCCGTCGAGGTGGTGCGCCGCTTCGCTCCGGTGCTGGCGCGCAACGGCGGTGGTGCTGTCCTAGACGTTCATTCCGTGCTGAGCTGGATCGGCCTGGCGGGCTCGTACAGTGCGGCGAAGGCGGCACTGTGGTCGGCGACCAACTCGTTCCGCCTGGAGCTGGCCGGCCAGGGCACCCATGTGACCGGACTCCACGTCGGATACATCGACACGCCGATGATCGCCGCCGTCGACGCCCCCAAGAACGACCCGGCCGACGTCGTCAAGGCAGCGCTGGATGGCGTCGAGGCTGAGGAGTACGAGGTACTTGCTGATGAGCTGACCGTCAACGTCAAGGCTGGGCTGTCCGCCCGAATCGAGGATCTCTACTCGGAGCTTGCGGCCACTCGCGCCAACTAGCAGCTAAGCGCCATCGCGGTGCCGGGCCGGCGTCTCTTCTCCAGAGAGCGCCGACCCGGCTGGCGAAGGCGCGAACACCAGCGGGGAGTCCCCCGAGACCTCCCTGTTCGGCTCCACGAGCCCGAGAGCCACCGCCGCGCCA
Proteins encoded in this window:
- a CDS encoding SDR family NAD(P)-dependent oxidoreductase → MAIGLGNQTVVVLGGTSGIGYEVARQAHAAGATVLITGRDQKRLDAATRSLPGTTGSRFDVTNRDELAAFLAAAEAPIGHVFVGAGSPYYALLADLDAHEAAHAVGGALELMINLAQLAAPRMAEGGTLLFMGGTAARHPAPGLTAIGASIGATSAAVANLALEIAPVRMNLIAAGFVDTPLSARLLGENLEVRRQELRSTLPIRRVVQATDVASLAIHLMENTAITGAVIDIDGGQQLLPTVGA
- a CDS encoding SDR family oxidoreductase → MNIENSVVLITGANGGLGAEFVEQALSRGAQRVYASARTPRPWSSGRVVPLSLDVTSQESIDKAAAIATDVDIVINNAGRNTRQGLLDSELETTRAIFETNVFGQIAVTKAFAPALAAHGGGALVNVLSVMSWVPRRGAYNPSKAAFWSVTNSLRLELAAQNTQVVGAHLSFTDTPMTADLTVPKATAADIVRAIYDGVQNGEIEVLADEPSRNVKALLAGDVRNLEGALFT
- a CDS encoding MFS transporter; the protein is MPAAIIALAFSMFTIGTTEFVVVGILPDISGSFHVPIATAGLLVTSYAIGIAVAGPVLVAVTGRFERKRLLLFWMGIFILANLATAFAPSFGILVIARVLASFSHASFVATAVALALGLVDENRRGKAVAVLFGGLTVALVVGVPLGALLGDHWGWRSPFVAISALGFLALVLNWALLRPVQPGPSVGLGRQLRLAVRPRLLVALLVAALGFAANLLAYTYISPLLIRVTDVAPSAVSAVLIVFGAAAAAGTFAAGPIGDRFPSSSPAGGLFGLAAALILVGAVAHSLAGTLVALVLWGAVGFGMATFLQLLVVAAAPDIPQIAASLTVSAFNVGIAAGSFGGGRVVNWFGVGATPYFGAVVAVAGGVVAALIAYRIRRDGPAQMHPGQEPAPDEVDTTT
- a CDS encoding alpha/beta fold hydrolase; this encodes MSATVLLVHGAFTDGASWNKVIAHLRDEGVEARTVANPLRGLSSDGEYVSSVVAQTPGDVVLVGHSYGGPVITYAASGAENVKALVFVGAFGIDKGESAQSSSADFPAPPLTEALAPWTAPGSDLPDLTIQAERYREVFAADVTDDEAAAGAVNQRPVSALGLGEPLAVEPAWRRLPSWWVLGTEDKAADPSYQRAAAAKVGAKLTELEGGSHSIALSRSHEVAAVILDAVHATV
- a CDS encoding SDR family oxidoreductase codes for the protein MVSLNNAVVLVTGANGGLGREFVAQALQRGAAKVYATARTPQEWRDPRVVALRLDVTDSESIAAAAAEAADTTVVVNNAGIYRLEDHLISSTTEEIRAMFETNFFGPVEVVRRFAPVLARNGGGAVLDVHSVLSWIGLAGSYSAAKAALWSATNSFRLELAGQGTHVTGLHVGYIDTPMIAAVDAPKNDPADVVKAALDGVEAEEYEVLADELTVNVKAGLSARIEDLYSELAATRAN